A stretch of Candidatus Sphingomonas phytovorans DNA encodes these proteins:
- a CDS encoding efflux RND transporter permease subunit, with protein MSFRNISAWSIRNPVPSIVLFFMLTVAGIVSFWTMEVNNDPDIDFPVVIVQISQPGAAPTELENQVTQKVEAAVRSLQGIDEINSTVTEGSSVTVVQLNIGTPIDRAVEDVRSAVQQIRSDLPDGILEPQVSRANTSGNDLASYAAVSTDMTIEQLSWYIDNNVSKELLSVPGMATVSRNGGVTREIRIILDPAKLQSQGLTASQVNLQLRQVNLNAAGGRAEIAGSEQSVRVLGNAKNAYELGQTQIAVGGGRTVKLSDIAQVRDLYAEQRSASEMNGRQVLSFDFQRSKGASDVSVYHGAKEKLAALEKRNPKVHFQLIFNQVKYAEQQYHSAMEAMVEGAVLAVLVVFLFLRDWRSTIISALAIPLSAIPTFWFMELLGFNLNQMTLLALSLVAGVLVDDAIVEIENIVRHMRMGKSAYQASIDAADEIGLAVLATTMSIVAVFLPVGLMPGVSGQFFKNFGLTVVVSVLMSLAVARLVTPMIAAYFLKAHGEAKHGEGRLMDMYMSTLKWTLSHRWSAVVGGIISFALTIVLFTTLPATFQPDQDQDSSTATIEMVPGTTLDDTKLVVRRVADFLGKQPDVESVYSRAFVGNGRVTAIFKEKKAKKSIDFERSLAPELAKIPDARVSFRSNNGWGGSGRDLTVTLGGDDPALLTATAVKIVEQMGKLPSLVAPRITGDLKRPEIVISPRMDLAANLGVTTQALSSAIRIATLGDIDQNSAKFSLSDRQIPIRVALDQNARQRLSTIQNLPVQTASGGSVPLSLVAEIGFGAGPTKIDRVAQQRQITIGADRGNDKNGKQIVSSEAMKQIHALPAMKNLPVGISELTLGQAKWQGEMINNFIVAVVAGIFLVFAVLVLLYRRLLPPFVNMLSLLVAPLGGLLGLLVTGNPVSMPVYIGILMLLGIVAKNSILLIDFALEEMQKGVDTAVAIIDAGHKRAQPIVMTTVAMVAGMVPTALSLSGDGSWRAPMGIVVIGGLTLSTVLTLLIVPASFSLAVGIEKWIGPKLGRRLLTYRPGDDGRPVIDHDPTPQIGRKPVTITQRSGDDEPQPAE; from the coding sequence ATGAGCTTTCGCAACATCTCGGCATGGTCGATCCGGAACCCCGTTCCGTCGATCGTGCTGTTCTTCATGCTGACGGTCGCCGGCATCGTCAGCTTCTGGACGATGGAGGTGAACAACGACCCGGACATCGATTTCCCGGTCGTGATCGTTCAGATCAGCCAGCCCGGCGCAGCGCCGACCGAACTGGAAAACCAGGTCACCCAGAAGGTCGAGGCCGCGGTCCGCAGCCTTCAGGGCATCGACGAGATCAACTCGACGGTGACCGAAGGCAGTTCGGTCACCGTGGTCCAGCTCAACATCGGCACGCCGATCGACCGTGCGGTCGAGGACGTGCGCAGCGCGGTGCAGCAGATCAGGTCCGACCTGCCCGACGGCATTCTCGAACCACAAGTCTCCCGCGCCAACACGTCGGGCAACGATCTCGCCAGCTATGCCGCCGTCAGCACCGACATGACGATCGAGCAGCTGAGCTGGTACATCGACAACAATGTGTCGAAGGAACTGCTCTCGGTTCCCGGCATGGCGACGGTCAGCCGCAACGGCGGCGTCACCCGCGAGATCCGCATCATCCTCGATCCGGCCAAGCTCCAGTCGCAGGGCCTGACCGCGAGCCAGGTCAACCTTCAGCTCCGCCAGGTGAACCTCAACGCCGCGGGCGGCCGCGCCGAGATCGCCGGGTCCGAACAGTCGGTCCGGGTGCTCGGCAACGCCAAGAACGCCTATGAGCTGGGCCAGACCCAGATCGCCGTCGGCGGCGGCCGCACGGTCAAGCTGTCGGATATCGCCCAGGTCCGCGATCTCTATGCCGAGCAGCGCTCCGCATCGGAGATGAACGGCCGCCAGGTGCTGAGCTTCGACTTCCAGCGTTCCAAGGGCGCGTCGGACGTCTCGGTCTATCACGGCGCCAAGGAGAAGCTGGCCGCGCTGGAGAAGCGCAATCCGAAGGTCCATTTCCAGCTGATCTTCAACCAGGTGAAATATGCCGAGCAGCAATATCACTCGGCGATGGAGGCCATGGTCGAGGGCGCCGTGCTCGCCGTGCTCGTCGTCTTCCTGTTCCTGCGCGACTGGCGCTCGACGATCATCTCGGCCCTCGCCATCCCGCTGTCGGCGATCCCGACCTTCTGGTTCATGGAACTGCTCGGCTTCAACCTGAACCAGATGACGCTGCTCGCGCTCAGCCTGGTGGCCGGCGTGCTGGTCGACGACGCGATCGTCGAGATCGAGAACATCGTCAGGCACATGCGGATGGGCAAATCCGCCTACCAGGCATCGATCGACGCAGCCGACGAGATCGGCCTCGCGGTGCTCGCCACGACCATGTCGATCGTCGCCGTGTTCCTGCCGGTCGGCCTGATGCCGGGCGTTTCGGGCCAGTTCTTCAAGAATTTCGGCCTGACCGTCGTCGTTTCGGTGCTGATGAGCCTTGCCGTCGCGCGCCTCGTGACGCCGATGATCGCCGCCTATTTCCTCAAGGCGCATGGCGAGGCCAAGCATGGCGAGGGCCGCCTGATGGACATGTACATGTCCACGCTGAAATGGACCCTGAGCCATCGCTGGTCGGCGGTGGTCGGCGGCATCATTTCGTTCGCGCTTACCATCGTGCTGTTCACGACGCTGCCCGCCACCTTCCAGCCCGACCAGGACCAGGATTCGAGCACGGCCACGATCGAGATGGTGCCCGGCACCACGCTCGACGATACCAAGCTGGTGGTCCGCCGCGTGGCTGACTTCCTCGGCAAGCAGCCCGATGTCGAATCGGTCTATTCGCGCGCCTTTGTCGGCAATGGCCGGGTCACCGCCATCTTCAAGGAGAAGAAGGCGAAGAAGAGCATCGATTTCGAACGGTCGCTCGCCCCCGAGCTGGCGAAGATCCCGGATGCCCGGGTCTCGTTCCGGTCGAACAATGGCTGGGGCGGCAGCGGCCGCGACCTGACCGTCACGCTCGGCGGCGACGATCCGGCGCTGCTGACCGCGACGGCGGTCAAGATCGTCGAGCAGATGGGCAAGCTGCCCTCGCTCGTCGCGCCGCGCATCACCGGCGACCTGAAACGGCCCGAGATCGTCATCTCGCCGCGGATGGACCTTGCCGCCAATCTCGGCGTGACGACCCAGGCCCTGTCCTCGGCGATCCGAATCGCGACGCTTGGCGACATCGACCAGAACAGCGCGAAATTCTCGCTGTCCGATCGCCAGATCCCGATCCGTGTCGCGCTCGACCAGAATGCGCGCCAGCGGCTGTCGACGATCCAGAACCTGCCGGTGCAGACCGCGTCCGGCGGCTCTGTCCCGCTCAGCCTCGTCGCCGAGATCGGCTTTGGCGCCGGCCCGACCAAGATCGACCGGGTCGCGCAGCAGCGCCAGATCACGATCGGCGCCGACCGTGGCAACGACAAGAACGGCAAGCAGATCGTCTCGAGCGAGGCGATGAAGCAGATCCACGCCTTGCCGGCGATGAAGAACCTGCCGGTCGGCATCAGCGAGCTGACCCTTGGCCAGGCCAAATGGCAGGGTGAGATGATCAACAACTTCATCGTCGCGGTGGTGGCGGGCATCTTCCTCGTCTTCGCCGTGCTGGTGCTGCTCTACCGCCGCCTGCTGCCACCCTTCGTCAACATGCTGTCGCTGCTGGTCGCGCCGCTCGGCGGGCTGCTCGGCCTGCTCGTGACCGGCAATCCGGTGTCGATGCCGGTCTATATCGGCATCCTGATGCTGCTCGGCATCGTCGCCAAGAACTCGATCCTGCTGATCGATTTCGCGCTGGAGGAGATGCAGAAGGGCGTCGATACGGCGGTCGCCATCATCGATGCCGGGCACAAGCGCGCCCAGCCGATCGTCATGACGACGGTTGCCATGGTCGCCGGCATGGTGCCGACCGCCCTGTCGCTGAGCGGTGACGGATCGTGGCGCGCGCCGATGGGCATCGTCGTGATCGGCGGCCTGACCCTGTCGACCGTGCTGACGCTGCTGATCGTTCCGGCCAGCTTCAGCCTTGCCGTCGGCATCGAGAAGTGGATCGGACCGAAGCTCGGTCGCCGCCTGCTGACCTATCGTCCGGGCGACGATGGCCGGCCGGTGATCGACCATGACCCCACCCCGCAGATCGGGCGGAAGCCGGTGACGATCACCCAGCGATCGGGTGACGACGAGCCCCAGCCTGCTGAATAA
- a CDS encoding DUF445 domain-containing protein encodes MRWIATGLLVLMAATFLAARAFDHVHPAIGFVRAFAEAAMVGGLADWFAVTALFRHPLGLPIPHTAIIPRNKDRIGETLAAFLRDNFLVPGVVARRMRQLDVAGAAGRWLASPAGTQGRLRKGASRLVANMLEAFDPQRLGGMVKTTIGQRLRALDISPLLGQALTAAIAEGRHAPLLDGIIRWAAKVLSANEHMIRAMVHERAGSVMRWTGLDETLANKIIDGLDNLLHDMAEDSDHPLRAKAEEGLTALAYDLQHDEKMRLRVEALKAEIIENPAMQRWLDGLWESARAGMLRIARDPDAALTGQLGEALRQLGDTLQNDEMLRATINRFVRRTAVGMAADYGDGIVRLVSETVRGWDARTITRRLENAVGKDLQYIRVNGTLVGGLVGLVIHAVDVSL; translated from the coding sequence ATGCGCTGGATCGCGACGGGGCTGCTTGTCCTGATGGCGGCGACCTTCCTCGCCGCCCGGGCGTTCGACCATGTCCATCCTGCCATCGGCTTCGTCCGCGCCTTCGCCGAGGCAGCGATGGTCGGCGGCCTGGCCGACTGGTTCGCGGTCACGGCGCTGTTCCGTCATCCGCTCGGCCTGCCGATCCCGCACACCGCCATCATCCCGCGCAACAAGGATCGTATCGGCGAGACGCTCGCCGCCTTCCTCCGCGACAATTTCCTCGTGCCCGGCGTCGTCGCACGGCGCATGCGCCAGCTCGATGTCGCCGGTGCCGCCGGCCGCTGGCTCGCAAGCCCGGCAGGGACCCAGGGCCGCCTGCGCAAAGGCGCCTCGCGCCTTGTCGCCAACATGCTCGAGGCGTTCGACCCGCAGCGGCTCGGCGGCATGGTCAAGACGACGATCGGCCAGCGTCTTCGCGCCCTCGATATATCGCCATTGCTCGGCCAGGCCCTGACCGCCGCGATTGCCGAAGGGCGGCATGCCCCTCTGCTCGACGGCATCATCCGCTGGGCCGCCAAGGTGCTGTCGGCGAACGAACATATGATTCGCGCGATGGTGCATGAGCGCGCCGGATCAGTGATGCGCTGGACCGGGCTCGACGAGACGCTCGCTAACAAGATCATCGATGGCCTCGACAACCTCCTTCACGACATGGCCGAGGATTCGGACCATCCGCTTCGGGCAAAGGCCGAGGAGGGGCTCACGGCGCTCGCTTACGACCTGCAGCATGACGAGAAGATGCGCCTTCGGGTCGAGGCGCTGAAAGCCGAGATCATCGAGAACCCGGCGATGCAGCGCTGGCTCGACGGACTATGGGAAAGCGCCCGCGCCGGCATGCTGCGGATCGCCCGCGATCCGGACGCGGCGCTGACCGGCCAGCTTGGCGAGGCGTTGCGCCAGCTCGGCGACACGCTGCAAAATGACGAGATGCTGCGCGCGACGATCAACCGCTTCGTCCGCCGCACCGCCGTGGGCATGGCGGCGGACTATGGCGATGGCATCGTCCGCCTTGTGTCGGAAACCGTGCGCGGCTGGGATGCCCGCACGATCACCCGCCGGCTGGAGAATGCGGTCGGCAAGGACCTTCAATATATCCGGGTGAACGGCACGCTGGTCGGCGGTCTGGTCGGGCTGGTCATCCACGCCGTGGACGTGTCGCTATGA
- a CDS encoding HAD-IB family hydrolase has product MQKSAPHKLAIYDMDKTITHAPTWTSFLIGTARRQAPWRLALLPLAGVATGAYAMKAIDRARLKQITQRLLLGGAMRDAQAKQAAARFSESVVASGVFAGARAQIAADKAAGYRLVMATASYRFYASAIADRLGFDDVIGTEVERAGDRLRARIAGENCYGPAKLRMIQAWMAANGIDRADTAIRFYSDHVSDAPVLDWADEAFAVNAHGPLRTLAREKGWPIVDWER; this is encoded by the coding sequence ATGCAGAAATCCGCCCCGCACAAGCTCGCCATCTACGACATGGACAAGACGATCACGCACGCGCCGACCTGGACCTCGTTCCTGATCGGCACCGCGCGACGCCAGGCGCCGTGGCGGCTCGCCCTGCTGCCGCTCGCCGGGGTTGCGACCGGCGCCTATGCGATGAAGGCGATCGATCGGGCGCGGCTTAAACAGATCACGCAGCGCCTGCTGCTGGGCGGCGCGATGCGCGACGCGCAGGCGAAGCAGGCCGCGGCGCGTTTCTCCGAATCGGTCGTCGCCTCGGGCGTGTTCGCCGGCGCGCGCGCGCAGATCGCGGCCGACAAGGCGGCGGGATACCGGCTGGTGATGGCAACCGCCTCCTATCGCTTCTACGCCAGCGCGATCGCCGACCGGCTCGGCTTCGACGACGTGATCGGCACCGAGGTGGAGCGTGCCGGCGACAGGCTGCGCGCGCGAATCGCCGGGGAGAATTGCTACGGTCCCGCCAAGCTCCGCATGATCCAGGCCTGGATGGCGGCGAACGGCATCGATCGGGCGGACACGGCGATCCGTTTCTATTCCGATCACGTTTCGGACGCGCCCGTGCTCGACTGGGCTGACGAAGCGTTCGCGGTCAATGCGCATGGTCCGCTCCGCACGCTCGCCCGGGAAAAAGGCTGGCCGATCGTCGACTGGGAGCGATAG
- a CDS encoding ABC transporter permease, which translates to MNEMAAFSHERADDGDVLRFTGNLSLARIGDLPERLRGYDGSVDVIDLSGIDRIDTIGAWLVHRFAAKHSARIEGLNPDSKHLLQQVEAADQPVAMRPAVDSGLVRVVGEVGDAIVIGLKTLYGLLGFLGATVIAFGNVIRYRRFRFNATVQRFEVVGVTALGIIGLMSFLIGIVIGQQGAVQLRQFGAEVFTINLIGRITLRELGVLMTAIMVAGRSGSAFAAQIGTMKLTEEIDAMRTIGVSPMEALVLPRVIAAVVMMPLLGFYASLISIIGGGLFCWISLGIPPITFVQRIREVVPITDLWVGLVKAPVFGAIIAIAGCFQGMQVEADAEQVGMRTTAAVVQAIFLVIVLDAFFAVFFTWIGWT; encoded by the coding sequence ATGAACGAGATGGCCGCCTTCTCGCACGAACGCGCCGATGACGGCGACGTTCTGCGTTTCACCGGCAACCTCTCGCTCGCGCGGATCGGCGATCTGCCCGAGCGGTTGCGTGGTTATGACGGATCGGTCGACGTGATCGACCTGAGCGGGATCGACCGAATCGACACGATCGGCGCCTGGCTGGTCCATCGCTTCGCCGCCAAGCACAGCGCCCGGATCGAAGGGCTCAACCCCGACAGCAAGCACCTGCTCCAGCAGGTCGAGGCGGCGGACCAGCCGGTCGCGATGCGGCCCGCCGTCGATTCGGGCCTTGTCCGCGTGGTCGGCGAGGTCGGAGACGCCATCGTCATCGGCCTGAAGACCTTGTACGGCCTGCTCGGCTTTCTCGGCGCGACGGTGATCGCGTTCGGCAACGTCATTCGCTATCGCCGCTTCCGCTTCAACGCGACGGTCCAGCGTTTCGAGGTGGTGGGCGTCACCGCGCTCGGCATCATCGGGCTGATGAGTTTCCTGATCGGCATCGTCATCGGCCAGCAGGGCGCGGTCCAGCTGCGCCAGTTCGGCGCCGAGGTGTTCACCATCAACCTGATCGGCCGGATCACCCTGCGCGAGCTGGGCGTGCTGATGACCGCGATCATGGTCGCCGGCCGGTCAGGCTCCGCCTTCGCCGCACAGATCGGCACGATGAAGCTGACCGAGGAAATCGACGCGATGCGCACGATCGGCGTGTCGCCGATGGAGGCGCTGGTCCTGCCCCGCGTCATCGCGGCGGTGGTGATGATGCCGCTGCTCGGCTTCTATGCCTCGCTGATCTCGATCATCGGCGGCGGGCTGTTCTGCTGGATATCGCTCGGCATTCCGCCGATCACCTTCGTCCAGCGAATCCGCGAGGTCGTACCGATCACCGATCTCTGGGTCGGCCTCGTCAAGGCGCCGGTATTCGGCGCGATCATCGCCATCGCCGGCTGCTTCCAGGGCATGCAGGTCGAGGCCGATGCCGAGCAGGTCGGCATGCGCACCACCGCCGCGGTGGTCCAGGCGATCTTCCTCGTGATCGTGCTCGACGCCTTCTTCGCTGTGTTCTTCACCTGGATCGGCTGGACATGA
- a CDS encoding ABC transporter ATP-binding protein — protein sequence MSPGKSSETVISVRGLKNSFGEQVVHDGLDLEVRRGEIFGVVGGSGTGKSVLMRSIIGLQVPDEGEITVFDENTVNLDENEAVNIRKRWGVLFQGGALFSTLTVAENTQVPLREFYADLDQALLDEIAAYKVVMTGLPADAGPKYPAELSGGMRKRAGLARALALDPELLFLDEPTAGLDPIGAAAFDELIASLQKTMGLTVFLITHDLDTLYAICDRVAVLADQKVIAVGTIDELLALDHPWIQEYFRGPRGRAATATLEHKQRTEQVARQAAEKATEEAGADD from the coding sequence ATGAGCCCGGGCAAGAGCAGCGAGACAGTCATCTCCGTTCGCGGGCTGAAGAACAGCTTCGGCGAGCAGGTCGTGCATGACGGGCTCGACCTGGAGGTCAGGCGCGGCGAGATCTTCGGCGTTGTCGGCGGATCGGGCACCGGCAAGTCGGTGCTAATGCGATCGATCATCGGGCTCCAGGTGCCCGACGAGGGCGAGATCACGGTGTTCGACGAGAACACGGTCAACCTCGACGAGAATGAGGCGGTCAATATCCGCAAGCGCTGGGGCGTGCTGTTCCAGGGCGGCGCCTTGTTCTCTACGCTGACCGTCGCCGAGAACACCCAGGTCCCCCTGCGCGAATTCTATGCCGATCTCGACCAGGCGCTGCTCGACGAGATCGCGGCGTACAAGGTGGTGATGACCGGCCTGCCCGCCGATGCCGGCCCGAAATATCCGGCGGAGCTCTCGGGCGGCATGCGCAAGCGCGCCGGCCTGGCCCGCGCGCTGGCGCTCGACCCCGAATTGTTGTTCCTCGACGAACCGACCGCCGGGCTCGATCCGATCGGTGCCGCCGCATTCGACGAGCTGATCGCGTCGCTCCAGAAGACGATGGGGCTGACGGTCTTCCTGATCACGCACGACCTGGATACGCTCTACGCAATCTGCGACCGTGTCGCGGTCCTCGCAGACCAGAAGGTGATCGCGGTCGGCACCATCGACGAGCTTCTCGCGTTGGATCACCCGTGGATCCAGGAATATTTCAGGGGGCCGCGCGGCCGGGCGGCCACGGCGACGCTCGAACACAAGCAGCGCACGGAACAGGTCGCCCGACAGGCGGCCGAAAAGGCGACCGAAGAAGCAGGGGCTGACGACTGA
- a CDS encoding MlaD family protein → METRSNHVLVGAVVLILLAVLAIFTVWIARLSGSSEKEYDIFFKQSVDGLNKGSAVAFSGVPSGQVKEIALWKPDPQFVRVRISVNDETPVLQGTTATIQGVGFTGVSQIQLDGAVKGAPPIRCPEVHPEADCPFGVPVIPPKQGGLGALLNSAPKLLERLSTLTERLTEMLSDKNQASISGILANTNRLTGALADRGPEIAATIAETRVAIQKAGDAAQQIGQLADTTNGVMANDVRPAMQNLNKAVASAQHSMETLDSAIGDARPGIQSFSKQTMPEIGQLVRDLRVMSAALTSVAEKIDQGGAGSLVGAPKLPDYKGKKK, encoded by the coding sequence ATGGAAACCCGATCGAACCATGTCCTGGTGGGCGCCGTCGTGCTGATCCTGCTTGCCGTGCTCGCCATCTTCACGGTGTGGATCGCCCGGCTCAGTGGCAGTTCCGAGAAGGAATATGACATCTTCTTCAAGCAATCGGTCGACGGCCTGAACAAGGGCTCAGCCGTCGCCTTTTCGGGCGTGCCGTCGGGCCAGGTGAAGGAGATCGCGCTGTGGAAACCGGATCCCCAGTTCGTCCGGGTCCGAATCAGCGTGAACGACGAGACGCCCGTGCTGCAGGGGACGACAGCGACGATCCAGGGTGTCGGGTTTACCGGCGTGAGCCAGATCCAGCTTGATGGCGCGGTCAAGGGCGCGCCGCCGATCCGCTGCCCCGAGGTTCACCCGGAAGCCGATTGCCCGTTCGGCGTCCCGGTCATTCCGCCCAAGCAGGGCGGGCTGGGCGCACTGCTCAATTCGGCGCCGAAACTGCTCGAGCGGCTGTCGACCCTAACGGAGCGGCTGACCGAAATGCTGTCTGACAAGAACCAGGCATCGATCAGCGGCATCCTGGCCAACACCAATAGGCTGACCGGGGCGCTTGCCGATCGCGGGCCGGAAATCGCGGCGACCATCGCGGAGACGCGCGTCGCGATCCAGAAGGCCGGCGACGCAGCGCAACAGATCGGCCAGCTCGCCGACACGACCAATGGCGTAATGGCGAACGATGTCCGCCCGGCGATGCAGAACCTCAACAAGGCGGTCGCTTCGGCCCAGCACAGCATGGAAACGCTCGATTCGGCGATCGGCGACGCTCGGCCCGGTATCCAGTCCTTCTCGAAACAGACCATGCCGGAGATCGGGCAGCTCGTCCGGGATCTGCGCGTGATGTCGGCCGCGCTCACCTCGGTGGCGGAGAAGATCGACCAGGGCGGAGCCGGCTCGCTCGTCGGCGCGCCGAAGCTTCCGGATTACAAGGGCAAGAAGAAGTGA
- a CDS encoding ABC-type transport auxiliary lipoprotein family protein, whose translation MMRIRTLRPALALLAMAPLAGCISFGAKPPPSLLTITSAASIPAGQTQSSATAPTIVILVPAVSQALATPRVPVQTSATDLAYIANAQWVEPPARLFARLLSDTISAKTGRVVIGLQSSVDPAARLSGELRAFGVDAGSLQAVVSYDAALTRKDGNVVEKRRFEARVPVSAIEPGPAGIAINQAANQVAAEVADWVGR comes from the coding sequence ATGATGCGCATCCGTACCCTCAGGCCAGCGCTGGCGCTGCTGGCGATGGCGCCGCTTGCCGGCTGCATCAGCTTCGGCGCGAAGCCGCCACCCTCGCTGCTGACCATCACGTCAGCCGCATCGATCCCGGCCGGGCAGACCCAGTCCTCGGCGACGGCGCCGACCATCGTCATCCTGGTCCCGGCGGTCTCGCAGGCACTCGCCACGCCGCGCGTGCCGGTGCAGACCAGTGCCACCGACCTTGCCTATATCGCCAATGCGCAATGGGTCGAACCCCCTGCCCGCCTGTTCGCGCGGCTGCTGTCGGATACGATCAGCGCGAAGACGGGCCGGGTCGTGATCGGCCTCCAGTCGTCGGTCGATCCGGCGGCGCGCCTCTCCGGCGAGCTCCGCGCCTTCGGCGTCGATGCCGGCTCGCTCCAGGCAGTGGTGAGCTATGACGCGGCACTGACGCGCAAGGACGGCAATGTCGTTGAGAAGCGGCGCTTCGAGGCACGAGTCCCGGTTTCAGCGATCGAGCCGGGTCCCGCCGGCATCGCGATCAACCAGGCAGCCAATCAGGTCGCGGCTGAGGTCGCCGACTGGGTCGGCCGCTGA
- a CDS encoding peptidylprolyl isomerase, with protein sequence MLIPLLALLAGAQAAPAPPLPSDAIAADWRPIPDDEVMIITLTGNRSVVIRLAPRFAPEHVANVRTLALVHWWDETSVYRVQENWVTQWGDATEKKPLAPGVVPSPAPEFDMAAFDAAQRLTRSDAYSTVSGVTADGWAIVTDGRAAWMPHCYATVGVARDPLPNTGSGAELFTPISGAARRLDRNYTIVGRIIEGMKYMSAMPRSDAALGVYATEAERTGIVSVRLASDMPAAERPRFDYRSTDNPRFAALIRLHENPAPPTIGLGGVDICDLPLATRRAGAR encoded by the coding sequence ATGCTGATCCCTCTCCTTGCGTTGCTCGCCGGCGCTCAGGCCGCGCCAGCCCCGCCGCTGCCCTCCGACGCCATCGCGGCCGACTGGCGCCCGATCCCGGATGACGAGGTGATGATCATCACGCTCACCGGCAACCGCAGCGTCGTGATCCGGCTCGCGCCGCGTTTCGCACCCGAGCATGTCGCGAACGTCCGCACTCTGGCGCTGGTGCACTGGTGGGACGAAACGAGCGTCTACCGCGTGCAGGAGAATTGGGTGACTCAGTGGGGCGATGCCACGGAGAAAAAGCCGCTTGCCCCCGGCGTCGTGCCCTCGCCGGCACCGGAATTCGATATGGCGGCGTTCGATGCAGCGCAGCGGCTCACCCGGAGCGACGCCTATTCAACCGTATCCGGCGTCACGGCTGACGGCTGGGCGATCGTGACTGACGGCAGGGCGGCCTGGATGCCGCATTGCTACGCCACCGTGGGCGTGGCGCGCGACCCACTGCCCAACACCGGCAGCGGTGCCGAGTTGTTCACCCCGATCAGCGGCGCCGCGCGCCGGCTCGATCGCAATTATACGATCGTCGGACGAATCATCGAGGGCATGAAATACATGTCGGCGATGCCGCGCAGCGATGCGGCACTGGGCGTCTATGCGACCGAGGCGGAGCGCACCGGTATCGTGTCGGTGCGGCTGGCCAGCGACATGCCGGCGGCCGAACGGCCCAGGTTCGACTATCGTTCGACCGACAATCCGCGCTTTGCCGCGCTGATCAGGCTGCACGAGAATCCAGCGCCACCGACCATCGGGCTTGGCGGCGTCGACATCTGCGATCTGCCGCTCGCCACCCGCAGGGCCGGCGCGCGCTAA
- a CDS encoding DNA cytosine methyltransferase, translating into MNSTIGDDREIWSFFSGAMGLDLGLEAAGLVPTLAVEIDPVFCRTIRANRPELDLIEGDVAALTATALRERRGFDGEVFLMTGGPPCQPFSSGGKRAALSDPRGNLIYEYFRLIAEVRPRYFVLENVANLTTAALRHRPIAERPGKHWSLKRYAKGALNRDEGKIQALEEDELSGSALRQIIGDATVLGYHISFGVVDAADYGAPQHRLRFVMLGSRDHPPAALPKPTHGTSTRPYITVRDAIFGLRDDPGAHSEYTDGVHRFFAMVPEGGNWRSLPLDVQRLAMGKSFDSGGGKTGFFRRLSWDRPAPTITGRANRKGSALCHPEQVRPISVPEAAALQGFPADWQFIGAMNAQYMQVGNAVPVPLGKAIGAAIVKHDASKRQNAVRHPDMDTMMARAVERLRASARNKVAKAA; encoded by the coding sequence ATGAATTCGACCATTGGCGATGATCGCGAAATTTGGTCGTTCTTCTCCGGTGCGATGGGTTTGGACCTTGGATTGGAAGCGGCCGGGTTAGTGCCCACACTCGCGGTCGAGATTGATCCGGTGTTCTGCCGAACGATTCGCGCGAACCGGCCCGAGTTGGATTTGATCGAAGGCGATGTTGCGGCGCTGACTGCGACCGCCCTTCGTGAACGCCGGGGCTTTGATGGCGAAGTGTTTTTGATGACAGGCGGGCCACCCTGTCAGCCGTTTTCGTCCGGGGGCAAGCGCGCAGCGTTGAGCGATCCTCGCGGCAACTTGATCTATGAGTATTTCCGCCTGATCGCCGAAGTGCGTCCGCGCTACTTCGTGTTGGAGAATGTGGCGAATTTGACGACTGCGGCGTTGCGTCACCGTCCTATTGCGGAGCGTCCGGGCAAGCATTGGAGTCTGAAACGCTATGCTAAAGGTGCGTTGAACCGCGACGAGGGCAAGATTCAGGCTTTGGAAGAAGACGAACTTTCGGGCAGCGCACTTCGGCAAATCATCGGCGATGCGACGGTGCTCGGCTATCACATATCGTTCGGCGTGGTAGATGCGGCCGACTACGGCGCGCCGCAGCATCGCTTGCGCTTCGTAATGCTCGGCTCGCGCGATCACCCGCCCGCCGCGTTACCCAAGCCGACGCATGGCACGTCAACACGCCCATATATAACGGTTCGCGATGCGATCTTCGGCCTTCGTGACGATCCGGGCGCACATTCAGAATATACTGACGGAGTTCATCGCTTTTTCGCGATGGTGCCGGAAGGCGGCAACTGGCGTTCGTTACCGTTGGACGTTCAGCGGCTCGCGATGGGGAAGTCATTCGACTCGGGCGGCGGCAAAACCGGGTTCTTCAGGCGTCTTTCGTGGGATCGCCCTGCGCCTACGATCACCGGCCGCGCCAATCGAAAGGGCAGCGCCCTTTGCCATCCCGAGCAAGTTCGACCGATTTCCGTTCCCGAAGCGGCGGCACTTCAGGGCTTTCCCGCCGACTGGCAATTCATCGGCGCGATGAACGCTCAATATATGCAAGTTGGAAATGCGGTGCCGGTGCCGTTGGGGAAAGCGATCGGTGCCGCGATCGTGAAGCACGATGCATCCAAGCGACAGAACGCGGTTCGTCATCCCGATATGGATACGATGATGGCGCGTGCTGTTGAGCGACTTCGGGCGTCGGCTCGCAACAAGGTTGCGAAGGCCGCGTGA